A section of the Geovibrio ferrireducens genome encodes:
- a CDS encoding HAD family hydrolase has translation MNKYKLLIFDFDGTLAATEPAIQFCMRTAFREYGLTPPDEKSVRNAIGIPLMRMIALLGGLDDVTAQEVTDIYRKYYRKEGMEMTKLFPSAFDTVKNLHGTGYDIAVISNKNHAVVVQSVEVTGLTPFCGLVAGERDGQFQKPHPQAFTEIIVPRFGVSASECLMIGDAVQDTGFALNCGMDAAWASYGFGNETECMNKNVKFVLNDISELTDILG, from the coding sequence ATGAATAAATATAAGCTTCTGATATTCGACTTTGACGGCACACTCGCCGCCACCGAACCTGCCATACAGTTCTGCATGAGAACTGCATTCAGGGAATACGGTCTTACTCCGCCGGATGAAAAATCCGTGCGGAATGCGATAGGGATTCCGCTGATGCGGATGATCGCTCTCCTTGGCGGGCTGGACGATGTGACAGCGCAGGAAGTAACTGATATTTACAGAAAATATTACCGCAAAGAGGGGATGGAGATGACAAAGCTTTTCCCCTCGGCCTTTGACACGGTGAAAAACCTGCACGGCACAGGCTATGACATTGCTGTGATAAGTAATAAAAACCACGCAGTGGTTGTGCAGTCTGTAGAGGTAACGGGGCTTACGCCTTTCTGCGGACTTGTGGCGGGGGAGCGTGACGGTCAGTTCCAGAAACCTCATCCGCAGGCATTTACGGAAATAATTGTGCCCCGTTTCGGCGTTTCAGCGTCTGAATGTTTAATGATAGGAGACGCTGTGCAGGATACGGGTTTTGCCCTGAATTGCGGCATGGATGCGGCATGGGCTTCATACGGTTTCGGAAATGAAACTGAATGTATGAACAAAAATGTTAAATTCGTGCTTAATGATATTTCGGAGTTGACCGATATACTTGGTTGA
- a CDS encoding DegT/DnrJ/EryC1/StrS family aminotransferase — protein sequence MDFCNLKSQYSLVKEDIDRRVIAVFEHGRYIFGPEITELERKCAEFCGVKHALAVSSGTDALLMGLMAYDVKPGDYVITTPFTFIATAEMIALLGAVPLFADIEETTYNIDPAKLAEMLKNPPVDKAKIKGVIAVDLYGQMPDYAAIEKVIAESGLDLFLMEDAAQSFGAVQRGRRACSFGDIAATSFFPSKPLGCYGDGGMVFTGCDTLAEKMGWIRNHGQNERYRHKIVGINGRLDSVQAAVLLGKFDLFVNKEIDGRDRIAAMYTEKLSQIDGVKTPVVTDFNRSVWAQYSIMVEDRDGLAAHLSAKGIPTAVHYPIPLHMQEVFADLGVKKGTLPVSEKVAAHIMSLPMCAYKTQEEINIVAGAVAEFFK from the coding sequence ATGGATTTTTGCAATCTTAAAAGCCAGTATTCATTAGTAAAAGAAGACATCGACCGCCGTGTCATAGCCGTTTTTGAACACGGAAGATACATTTTCGGCCCCGAAATAACGGAGCTTGAGAGAAAATGCGCCGAATTCTGCGGTGTTAAACACGCCCTCGCCGTTTCCTCCGGCACTGATGCCCTGCTTATGGGGCTGATGGCTTATGACGTTAAGCCCGGAGATTATGTAATCACCACCCCTTTCACCTTTATCGCCACAGCGGAGATGATAGCTCTCCTCGGCGCTGTGCCTCTCTTCGCCGATATTGAGGAAACCACGTACAATATCGACCCCGCAAAGCTTGCGGAAATGCTGAAAAACCCTCCTGTGGACAAAGCGAAGATCAAGGGCGTTATAGCAGTCGACCTTTACGGACAGATGCCCGATTACGCAGCAATAGAAAAGGTTATCGCTGAGAGCGGTCTTGATCTCTTCCTCATGGAGGATGCGGCACAGAGCTTCGGCGCTGTGCAGAGAGGCAGACGTGCATGCTCCTTCGGGGACATAGCCGCCACATCCTTCTTCCCCTCCAAGCCACTTGGCTGCTACGGTGACGGCGGAATGGTTTTCACCGGCTGCGACACTCTGGCAGAAAAAATGGGCTGGATCAGAAACCACGGTCAGAACGAGAGATACCGCCACAAAATAGTCGGCATAAACGGCAGGCTGGACAGTGTTCAGGCAGCAGTGCTCCTCGGCAAGTTTGATCTTTTCGTAAATAAAGAGATAGACGGACGCGACAGAATCGCCGCTATGTACACCGAAAAGCTCTCACAGATTGACGGTGTGAAAACTCCTGTTGTTACAGACTTTAACCGCTCAGTGTGGGCGCAGTACTCCATTATGGTGGAGGACAGGGACGGCCTCGCCGCTCACCTCAGCGCAAAAGGCATCCCCACTGCGGTTCATTACCCCATCCCCCTGCATATGCAGGAGGTTTTCGCTGACCTCGGCGTGAAGAAAGGTACGCTCCCCGTCTCAGAAAAAGTGGCCGCGCATATAATGAGCCTTCCCATGTGCGCATACAAAACACAGGAAGAGATCAATATAGTCGCAGGTGCTGTTGCAGAGTTCTTTAAGTAA
- the thiH gene encoding 2-iminoacetate synthase ThiH, whose translation MTFTQIHKEYDWNEVKNFIHSRTAADVAAVMNKDTLTETDFAVLLSPAAEAFLEPMAREASRITLQRFGKTIKIYAPIYTSNECTNSCVYCGFNKHNEIPRVTLTDEEILADAKTIADMGIQHLLLVTGESPKVVSVSDLARTCDMLRDMFSSLSIEVFPMSTEEYAALRSSGADGLTIYQETYNRETYARVHPAGKKRDFDWRLETPDRGADAGYRTVGIGALMGLEDFRTEEFFVGIHARYLMKQYWKTHVTVSFPRIRFAAGNFTPYEIIKDKNLVQSMLALRLFLHDAGLVISTREPAEMREHLLPLGVTQMSAGSKTEPGGYNKEHEGKQFKVEDDRTVDEFCSMLRSKGYDPVMKDWDKNFLVRS comes from the coding sequence ATGACATTCACACAGATACATAAGGAATACGACTGGAATGAGGTCAAGAACTTCATCCACTCAAGGACGGCAGCGGATGTTGCCGCGGTAATGAATAAAGACACCCTGACAGAGACCGATTTTGCCGTTTTGCTCTCACCCGCAGCGGAGGCTTTCCTTGAGCCCATGGCACGGGAGGCAAGCCGCATAACTTTGCAGAGGTTCGGCAAAACAATCAAGATATACGCCCCTATCTACACATCCAACGAGTGCACAAACTCATGTGTTTACTGCGGATTCAACAAGCACAACGAAATCCCCAGAGTGACGCTGACTGATGAGGAGATACTCGCCGATGCTAAAACCATCGCCGATATGGGGATTCAGCATCTTCTCCTTGTCACCGGGGAATCGCCGAAGGTGGTCAGCGTTTCGGATCTCGCCAGAACCTGCGACATGCTGAGGGATATGTTCAGCTCTCTTTCAATAGAAGTTTTCCCTATGAGCACAGAGGAATACGCCGCTCTGCGCAGTTCCGGTGCGGACGGTCTGACAATATATCAGGAAACCTACAACAGGGAAACCTACGCCAGAGTACACCCCGCGGGGAAAAAACGTGATTTTGACTGGCGCCTTGAAACGCCGGACAGAGGAGCGGACGCAGGCTACCGCACAGTGGGAATAGGTGCGCTTATGGGGCTTGAGGATTTCCGCACCGAGGAATTTTTCGTCGGAATCCACGCCCGTTATCTTATGAAGCAGTACTGGAAGACCCACGTAACGGTCTCCTTCCCCCGAATACGTTTTGCAGCGGGCAACTTTACGCCTTATGAAATAATAAAAGACAAAAACCTTGTTCAGTCCATGCTCGCACTGCGTCTTTTCCTCCATGACGCAGGCCTTGTAATCTCCACCCGTGAACCCGCCGAGATGAGGGAGCACCTTCTCCCGCTGGGGGTAACGCAGATGAGCGCAGGTTCCAAGACCGAACCCGGCGGCTATAACAAGGAGCACGAAGGCAAGCAGTTCAAGGTTGAGGACGACAGGACTGTGGATGAATTCTGCTCCATGCTCCGCTCCAAGGGCTATGACCCTGTTATGAAGGACTGGGATAAAAACTTCCTCGTGAGGTCGTAA
- a CDS encoding thiazole synthase, giving the protein MFSKNLIIDGRTFRSRLMVGTGKFAGSGVMAAAAEASGAEIVTVALRRVDINNPQDDILNHIDTSKYLLLPNTSGARDAEEAVRLARIARAAGCEPWVKLEVTPDPYYLLPDPIETFKAAEILVKEGFKVLPYINADPVLCKRLEEIGTVTVMPLGAPIGSNKGIRTEDNLRIIIEQANVPVVVDAGIGAPSHAALAIEMGADAVLVNTAIATAGDPVKMAEAFKLAVDAAVLARDAGMPSRKEKAEASSPLTGFLRD; this is encoded by the coding sequence ATGTTCTCAAAAAATCTTATTATAGACGGAAGAACCTTCAGAAGCAGACTCATGGTGGGCACAGGGAAATTCGCCGGAAGCGGTGTGATGGCTGCCGCGGCTGAGGCAAGCGGTGCTGAGATCGTGACCGTTGCCCTGCGCAGGGTGGACATAAACAACCCGCAGGACGACATACTCAACCATATAGATACTTCAAAATACCTCCTGCTCCCGAACACATCCGGCGCAAGAGACGCGGAAGAGGCTGTCAGGCTGGCAAGAATTGCCCGCGCCGCAGGGTGTGAGCCTTGGGTAAAGCTTGAGGTCACACCTGATCCGTACTATCTCCTCCCTGATCCGATCGAGACATTCAAAGCGGCGGAAATCCTTGTGAAGGAGGGGTTCAAGGTTCTGCCCTATATCAACGCAGACCCTGTTCTCTGCAAGCGGCTTGAGGAGATAGGCACTGTCACGGTTATGCCCCTCGGTGCGCCCATAGGCAGCAACAAGGGAATAAGAACGGAAGATAACCTTAGAATAATAATAGAGCAGGCGAATGTCCCCGTTGTGGTGGATGCGGGGATAGGCGCACCGAGCCACGCGGCGCTGGCAATAGAGATGGGGGCGGATGCGGTTCTCGTCAACACTGCCATCGCAACGGCGGGAGATCCCGTAAAAATGGCAGAGGCGTTTAAACTGGCTGTGGATGCGGCTGTACTTGCCCGTGATGCAGGAATGCCCTCCAGAAAGGAAAAAGCTGAGGCATCAAGCCCGCTCACCGGATTTTTAAGAGATTAA
- a CDS encoding RsmB/NOP family class I SAM-dependent RNA methyltransferase: MEKNRAFTEHFSRILGTDSEAFFASLEPMPSKHIRMNTKRGINYLPEIAEHGIILENDRRFPAVYKVLEGAEKLTSTVSFQTGGFYIQNPSSVFPPDVLCRFLPENPAVMDVSAAPGGKTVALCDMLKNSGVVVANEPSAKRLRSLEFNLEKYGCWSAKTVSFDGRVLDRHMEEAFDGILLDAPCSNENKIFRNETVNASWEPALVERMAKLQREILESAFKCLKKGGVLVYSTCTFSVEENEAVIGSFLADNDEAELLDISEGEMTFGISGNSEVDEKVLRVMPHKLPYDGFFIAALRRRGDEADGCSMKIRRDRQLDSLFYELPANLSVSQGSNIAYIETGCVLEARVRLSKSGILLWKRPGELSAQCAWELGANLRPEYRAETDLNSAQRYLKGFDTDKTSDYHTPVLYYGDVPVGTVKTVDGKFKNKLDRYFLYGKNIEF, translated from the coding sequence ATGGAAAAAAACCGCGCATTCACAGAGCATTTCAGCAGAATTTTAGGCACTGATTCCGAGGCGTTTTTCGCTTCTCTTGAACCTATGCCCTCAAAACATATACGCATGAACACCAAGCGGGGCATAAACTACCTGCCCGAAATAGCGGAGCACGGCATAATCCTTGAGAATGACAGGCGTTTCCCCGCGGTTTACAAGGTGCTTGAAGGGGCGGAAAAGCTTACCTCCACCGTATCTTTCCAGACCGGGGGCTTTTATATCCAGAACCCTTCGTCAGTTTTTCCGCCGGATGTACTGTGCAGGTTTCTGCCTGAAAATCCGGCTGTTATGGATGTTTCCGCCGCACCGGGGGGCAAAACCGTTGCATTGTGTGATATGCTTAAAAACAGCGGTGTCGTGGTCGCCAACGAGCCCTCGGCGAAAAGGCTGAGGTCGCTGGAATTTAACCTTGAAAAATACGGCTGCTGGAGCGCAAAGACCGTCTCATTTGACGGGCGCGTGCTGGACAGGCACATGGAGGAGGCCTTTGACGGCATACTTCTGGACGCTCCGTGCAGCAACGAAAATAAAATATTCCGTAACGAAACAGTAAACGCCTCATGGGAGCCAGCCCTTGTGGAACGCATGGCCAAGCTCCAGCGGGAGATTCTGGAATCCGCTTTTAAATGCCTCAAGAAGGGGGGAGTGCTGGTTTATTCCACATGCACTTTCTCGGTTGAGGAGAACGAAGCGGTTATAGGCTCGTTCCTTGCGGATAATGACGAGGCTGAGCTTCTGGACATCTCCGAAGGGGAGATGACATTCGGTATCAGCGGTAACTCCGAGGTGGATGAGAAGGTGCTCCGTGTTATGCCTCACAAACTGCCCTATGACGGTTTCTTCATAGCGGCACTGAGGCGCAGAGGGGACGAGGCGGACGGATGCAGTATGAAAATCAGGCGTGACAGGCAGCTTGATTCTCTTTTTTATGAGCTTCCGGCAAACCTTTCCGTTTCTCAGGGGTCAAACATTGCATATATAGAAACCGGCTGTGTTCTGGAAGCAAGGGTACGCCTAAGCAAAAGCGGCATACTCCTCTGGAAGCGTCCCGGAGAACTCAGCGCACAGTGCGCATGGGAACTGGGTGCGAACCTCCGCCCTGAATACCGCGCGGAAACGGATCTGAACAGCGCACAGCGCTATCTGAAAGGATTTGACACGGATAAGACGTCCGATTATCATACCCCGGTTCTTTACTACGGGGATGTTCCGGTCGGGACAGTCAAAACCGTTGACGGTAAATTTAAAAACAAGCTGGACAGGTACTTTTTGTATGGGAAAAACATTGAATTCTAA
- a CDS encoding L,D-transpeptidase family protein, translated as MNSKLSAIFILFAVVFTAFGAHAQQQLSSNVFAYKSEPFIAVVVDKSTSVLYIVEMKEGRPEIIAKTSVLVGGGGGDKKVSGDMKTPEGVYYITGYLSPEQLRKTYGSVADDYGTGAFPLNYPNFFDRISGKTGSGIWIHGKRMDRKEQTTRGCVALENDVLDKYKQYLKRGVPVVIAKKVEFEQLHNYESEKAFLKEKLDDLVASWAGLDFENFASHYHIQFRSGSGENYAQYLGKKKTLMGLYPERRIEISSVRAFKENKDEFVYDFDQLYCADNILAYGNKRLYLKREVDELKIIAEEFFSESSDGFVREKVAAFLQKWKHSWESMNTAEYMSAYSSSFSSDGFSYESWKTDKADKFQKYSTIKIGIDNIKISQISPKRVRVSFIQHFSGDSYSDTGIKTLELEGCPGDYKIRSELWRAK; from the coding sequence TTGAATTCTAAACTTTCAGCAATTTTCATCTTATTCGCGGTGGTTTTTACCGCATTCGGGGCGCATGCTCAGCAACAGCTTTCAAGCAATGTATTTGCCTACAAAAGCGAGCCTTTTATTGCTGTGGTGGTGGATAAAAGCACCAGCGTGCTGTACATAGTTGAAATGAAAGAGGGAAGGCCGGAAATAATCGCCAAAACTTCTGTTCTGGTCGGCGGCGGCGGCGGGGATAAAAAAGTCTCCGGCGATATGAAGACCCCTGAGGGTGTTTACTACATCACGGGCTATCTTTCTCCGGAACAGTTGAGAAAGACTTACGGCAGCGTGGCGGATGACTACGGAACCGGAGCGTTCCCCCTGAACTATCCCAACTTCTTCGACCGGATCAGCGGCAAAACAGGCAGCGGAATCTGGATCCACGGAAAAAGGATGGACAGGAAAGAGCAGACCACAAGGGGCTGTGTCGCCCTTGAGAACGATGTGCTTGATAAATATAAGCAGTATCTTAAGCGGGGTGTTCCTGTTGTGATCGCCAAAAAGGTTGAGTTTGAGCAGCTTCATAACTACGAATCCGAGAAGGCTTTCCTGAAAGAAAAGCTGGACGATCTTGTGGCTTCATGGGCGGGGCTTGATTTTGAAAACTTCGCATCTCATTACCACATACAGTTCAGAAGCGGTTCCGGTGAGAATTATGCACAGTATCTCGGCAAAAAGAAAACTCTTATGGGGCTTTACCCCGAACGCAGGATAGAGATCTCATCCGTGCGCGCCTTCAAGGAAAACAAGGATGAGTTTGTGTATGACTTTGACCAGCTCTACTGTGCTGACAACATACTTGCTTACGGCAACAAAAGGCTCTACCTGAAAAGGGAAGTGGACGAGCTTAAGATAATCGCGGAGGAGTTCTTCTCAGAATCTTCCGACGGATTCGTGCGTGAAAAAGTTGCTGCCTTTCTCCAGAAATGGAAACATTCATGGGAGAGCATGAACACGGCGGAATATATGTCCGCATACTCTTCATCCTTCTCCTCCGATGGTTTCAGCTATGAGAGCTGGAAGACTGACAAGGCAGACAAATTTCAGAAGTATTCAACAATTAAAATAGGAATAGACAATATAAAAATTTCGCAGATTTCCCCGAAGCGGGTCAGAGTGAGCTTCATTCAGCACTTCAGCGGAGACTCCTACAGTGACACGGGTATAAAAACCCTTGAGCTTGAAGGGTGTCCGGGGGACTACAAAATCAGGAGCGAACTCTGGAGAGCTAAATGA
- a CDS encoding methylated-DNA--[protein]-cysteine S-methyltransferase — translation MYMAHLTNRHIGDVFPVFDDAGRLTEVCLIRPEEFDTAPVKKEHEAICAYLESYPDGECPLKFDELVFEGRSDFHKNVYKNLFLLPKGEVITYGRLAEISGSKNAARAVGTAMGTNPYPLIVPCHRVVRSDSLGNYSSGVHKKVKLLEAEGAHWK, via the coding sequence ATGTATATGGCTCACCTTACCAACAGGCACATAGGCGATGTTTTTCCCGTGTTTGACGATGCGGGCAGGCTCACAGAGGTCTGCCTCATCCGTCCGGAGGAATTTGACACTGCGCCCGTTAAAAAAGAGCACGAGGCAATATGCGCCTATCTGGAATCATACCCCGACGGCGAATGCCCGCTGAAATTTGATGAGCTTGTCTTTGAAGGGAGAAGCGATTTCCATAAAAATGTTTATAAAAATCTCTTCCTCCTTCCCAAGGGAGAGGTGATCACCTACGGCAGACTCGCCGAAATAAGCGGGAGCAAAAACGCCGCGCGCGCAGTGGGCACGGCAATGGGGACAAACCCCTATCCGCTTATCGTTCCCTGTCACAGGGTTGTGCGTTCGGATTCTCTCGGAAACTATTCCAGCGGAGTACATAAAAAAGTAAAACTTCTCGAAGCGGAAGGAGCTCACTGGAAATAG
- a CDS encoding acylphosphatase, whose protein sequence is MKRIEIRVKGKVQGVGYRAFVHNGVAPLGVGGYIRNITDGSVEIVAEGTEAQLAEVLKKARAGSPFSEVTDMTVLEEKPTGEFSSFEIRH, encoded by the coding sequence ATGAAACGGATCGAAATTCGTGTGAAAGGGAAAGTGCAGGGAGTGGGCTACAGGGCGTTTGTGCATAACGGCGTGGCTCCTCTCGGCGTGGGCGGGTATATCCGCAATATTACTGACGGCAGTGTTGAGATTGTTGCCGAAGGCACTGAGGCTCAGCTTGCCGAGGTGCTGAAAAAAGCCCGTGCGGGCTCGCCCTTTTCCGAAGTTACAGATATGACCGTTCTGGAGGAGAAACCCACGGGTGAATTTTCCTCCTTTGAGATAAGACACTGA
- a CDS encoding M99 family carboxypeptidase catalytic domain-containing protein, whose amino-acid sequence MKKTLTLFILLVTAALSFAQTRPYTKNEVYFKGTEYELEVYKIYGRQDGKTMLVIGGIQGDEPGGFLSADLYSDMRLERGNLIVVPRANFKSVILFDRESEADMNRRFTKDLGVMEMDKVVAVIVDLMSESDVFLNLHDGWGYHNPKYIDQWRNPSRFGQSIITDADIFACDDGRMLDLKTPAKKVLEAVNKSIGEEQYFMHYFNTKTEDPLTKFTDMRKTATYYALKHFCLPSFGVESSKNLPSLELKVLHHNYAVNEFMKYYDIVPEHPRIFLKAPKLNYAVIKVNDEVVTVENGKTLFADRGDIIEITNVDANYDRGISCDILGMGDLNDCGKRVEVKGESRIVFRKDNQKMGEIKLAYKTKTAAAPVKQPVQPVVKAPEQPKQPVVQSGTENLVPSKTNVVFVMKVNGVERRVASGGVVKLKKTDVIEFTEALGGDFGSPDVPVNVKGYVPAGAVNNGDDRGYRIRMTDYFMLKYSRDGKGSAYPVIAGNSRNEIGEIWLEIE is encoded by the coding sequence ATGAAAAAAACTCTGACTCTTTTTATTCTGCTGGTTACTGCCGCTCTGTCTTTTGCTCAGACACGCCCGTACACCAAAAACGAGGTGTATTTCAAGGGGACTGAGTATGAGCTTGAGGTTTATAAGATTTACGGCAGACAGGACGGCAAGACAATGCTGGTCATAGGCGGTATTCAGGGGGATGAGCCGGGCGGATTTCTTTCTGCGGATCTCTACTCGGATATGCGTCTGGAAAGGGGGAACCTCATCGTTGTTCCCAGAGCGAACTTCAAGTCCGTAATCCTTTTTGACCGTGAAAGCGAAGCGGACATGAACCGCAGATTCACAAAAGATTTAGGCGTTATGGAGATGGACAAGGTTGTTGCTGTTATAGTAGATCTCATGTCCGAGTCGGATGTGTTTCTTAACCTCCATGACGGCTGGGGCTACCATAACCCTAAATACATAGACCAGTGGCGCAACCCTTCCAGATTCGGACAGTCCATCATCACTGATGCTGACATTTTCGCCTGCGACGACGGCCGCATGCTGGATCTCAAAACCCCGGCAAAGAAGGTTCTGGAGGCTGTGAATAAAAGCATAGGTGAAGAGCAGTACTTTATGCATTATTTCAACACCAAAACCGAAGATCCGCTCACTAAGTTCACCGACATGCGCAAAACGGCAACCTACTATGCGCTTAAACATTTCTGCCTTCCTTCCTTCGGTGTGGAGTCTTCAAAGAATCTCCCCTCGCTGGAACTTAAGGTTCTTCACCATAACTATGCAGTGAACGAATTTATGAAGTATTACGACATAGTTCCGGAGCATCCGAGGATTTTTCTGAAGGCTCCCAAACTGAATTATGCTGTGATAAAGGTTAATGACGAGGTTGTTACCGTTGAAAACGGCAAAACCCTTTTTGCTGACAGAGGGGACATTATAGAGATAACAAATGTGGATGCCAATTATGACAGAGGCATTTCCTGCGATATTCTCGGCATGGGCGACCTTAATGACTGCGGCAAAAGAGTTGAGGTCAAGGGCGAATCACGCATCGTTTTCCGTAAGGACAACCAGAAGATGGGTGAAATAAAACTTGCCTACAAAACAAAAACAGCCGCCGCGCCCGTGAAGCAGCCTGTGCAGCCGGTCGTGAAAGCACCTGAACAGCCTAAGCAGCCTGTCGTTCAGTCGGGAACGGAAAATCTTGTTCCTTCTAAGACGAACGTTGTCTTCGTGATGAAGGTCAACGGAGTCGAAAGACGTGTCGCCTCCGGCGGTGTTGTGAAATTGAAGAAAACTGACGTTATTGAATTTACAGAGGCTCTCGGCGGGGATTTCGGCTCGCCGGACGTGCCTGTCAACGTGAAGGGCTATGTTCCGGCCGGAGCGGTGAACAACGGGGATGACAGAGGCTACAGAATCCGCATGACGGATTACTTCATGCTGAAATACTCCCGCGACGGCAAAGGCAGTGCATACCCGGTAATAGCCGGCAACAGCCGCAATGAGATAGGCGAGATCTGGCTTGAGATAGAGTAA